The genomic region GTATGCCGCGTAAACGTCCCCCTTTCCCTGCCGCTTCAGGTTTATGGAAAAAACCCACTAATATTAATAATGTTGAAACCTTTGCAAATATCCCTTGGATTATTGATAAAGGTGCAGCTGAATATGCAAAATACGGAACTGAAAAAAGTAAAGGAACAAAAGTATTTGCATTAACCGGGAAAATAAATCACGGAGGTCTTGTTGAAGTACCAATGGGAATGACTATACATGACATTGTTTTCAAACTCGGAGGCGGAATTCAAGACAATAAAGAATTTAAAGCCGTACAACTCGGAGGTCCTTCCGGAGGTTGCATACCCGCACATCTTGATAATACAATTGTTGATTATGACTCGGTAAATGCCACAGGGGCAATAATGGGTTCGGGCGGTATGGTAGTTATGGATGAATCAACGTGCATGGTTGATATGGCTCGTTTCTTCCTTGATTTTACACAAAAAGAATCTTGCGGAAAATGTACTTTCTGTCGTGTAGGAACTAAAAGAATGTTGGAAATTCTTACAAGAATTACAGAAGGCGAAGGACAAGAGGGCGATATTGAAAAATTAGAAGAACTCTCTTTGCTTATAAAAGACGGTTCTTTATGCGGTCTGGGACAAACAGCTCCCAACCCCGTTCTGACTACAATAAAATATTTCAGAGATGAATATGAAGCACACATAATTGAAAAAAGATGTCCCGCAAAAAGTTGTACAAAGTTGCTTACTTACGAGGTTATTCCGGATATGTGTACCGGTTGTACAGTATGTGCTGTAAATTGTCCGACTGATGCCATTGACGGAGAAAGAAAAGAAATTCACTTTATAAGACAAGAAGATTGCATAAACTGCGGAATGTGCTTCTCAAAATGTAACTTTGATGCTATTAAGGTGTATTAATTTTCTATTTATTATTAAATATTGATAAACAGCTTATTGAAGCGAAACAATAATAAATAATCAATCAAAAATAATCAATCAAAAAAATATGTCCGAATTAACAGTAACTATTAACGGAAAAGAATATAAAGCAAAGAAAAACAACTCAATATTAGATGTTGCTCTTAAAAATAATATAAACATCCCGACTTTATGCCACGACCCGCGTCTTGAGCCATATTCCTCATGCTATGTTTGTGTTGTTGAAGTAGAAGGAATGAGAGGTTTGCAACCTGCATGTTCAACAAAAGTTCTTGACGGAATGAAAATTGAAACAAACAACGAAAAAATCAGAGAATCACGGAAATCTGCATTAGATTTGCTTGTCAGCGACCATTACGCATCTTGTACGGCTCCGTGTAAAGCAAGTTGCCCTGCCGGTGTTGATGTTCAAGGATATATTTCTTTAATTGAAAAAGGAATGTACAGTGCAGCGGTTAAATTGATTAAAGAAGTAAATCCTTTGCCGGCAATTTGCGGACGTGTTTGCGTTCGTCCTTGTGAGGCTGCATGTAACAGAAATTACATGGATGAAGGTACTGCAGTCGGTATTGATTATATGAAACGATTTGCTTCAGATTTTGATTTAGAATCAGAAGTACATTATAAACCTGAAATTGCTGAAAGCACAGGTAAAAAAATTGCTGTTATAGGAGCAGGTCCGGGAGGATTATCCGCTGCATATTT from Bacteroidales bacterium harbors:
- a CDS encoding NADH-quinone oxidoreductase subunit NuoF, whose protein sequence is MNKIKAIVGLGSCGIAAGAGKVYNKLNEFVDTKKYDVLADKTSCIGMCYREPLVEIIENNNSYIYGGVNEKILEEILEHHTKNHVPLEKYIVRSDDIKTEDDIFWNGQVKIALRHCGFINPESIEEYEAKDGYKALRKIAEENISYDNVIKEVLDSGLRGRGGGGFPTGLKWKFARQSESNEKYIICNADEGDPGAFMDRSLLEGDPHAVIEGMIIGAYAIGANAGVIYCRAEYPLAIVRLNIALEQARKKAYLGKNIMGIDGFNLDIYVKEGAGAFVCGEETALIASVEGERGMPRKRPPFPAASGLWKKPTNINNVETFANIPWIIDKGAAEYAKYGTEKSKGTKVFALTGKINHGGLVEVPMGMTIHDIVFKLGGGIQDNKEFKAVQLGGPSGGCIPAHLDNTIVDYDSVNATGAIMGSGGMVVMDESTCMVDMARFFLDFTQKESCGKCTFCRVGTKRMLEILTRITEGEGQEGDIEKLEELSLLIKDGSLCGLGQTAPNPVLTTIKYFRDEYEAHIIEKRCPAKSCTKLLTYEVIPDMCTGCTVCAVNCPTDAIDGERKEIHFIRQEDCINCGMCFSKCNFDAIKVY